In Chitinophaga oryzae, the sequence CGAGGTATTCCGGTTCGGACACGTTAAAATACACCCACATATGGCTGTTGTCCGAGAGGGTGGTGAGCAGGTCGCCTTCGCCCACGAGGCTGCCCAGTTTCAGGTGCAGGCGGTCAACGATGCCGTCGAAAGGCGCTCTGATATCGGTGAAGCCGAGGTGTACTTTGGCGAGGGCCAGTTCTGCATTTGCTTTTTGCAGTTTGGCATTGGCGAGGGCCAGTTCATTTTTGGATACGACATTTTTGTCGGCGAGGCTTTGGGTGTTTTGTACTTCGATGGCTGCGGCTTTTGCTTCGGCCTCAGATTTTGCCAGTTCCGCCTCGTAGAGTTTGGGCATGATCTTAAACAGCAGCTGGCCGGACTTTACGGCCTGGCCTTCATCTACGTTGATGCCCTGCAGGTAGCCTTTTTCCTGGGCCCTTAATTCAATATTGCGGATGGAGCGTATCTGGCAGACATATTCCCGGGTGATGGTGGTGTCCATTTTCAGCGGACTGGTCACCAGGAATTTGGTAGCTTCTTCTTTTTCTTCTCCTTTGGACGATTTACAGCTTGTATGGCACAACAAGGCATACAAGCCCATGAGCATGAGGATTCTTTTCATATAATTATGATGCTTGGATTCAGGTCGGTTTAAACACATGACAGTCCCGATCCCATAGCGGGTGTGCTATGCAGACAACAGGTCAGCTGTTTGGATCAGTATAAATAACAGGGAGGGCAGGCGATCATCGTTCGCCTGTAAATGCAGGAAATCAAATCCTGATGACGCGGTTTACGATAAACTTATCAGCGGCCGTGCGGGAAAAGTGAGGGAAATTGGGTCGGCGGTTGCTGAAGAGAATGGGAAAAATACATCCGGGCCGGAGGGCATAAAAAGAGGTAATACGGCAGATGCCGGTCTCCAGCAGTTTCCTGAAGGATTCCGAATCGCAGTCCTCTTCGATTTCCGTTGCTTTCATCCTGTCACCTATGCTGTCTTTTCCGGGCGGAAGGGAGCAAACGAGGGCGTCGTAGTTTTGCATGTCGGCCAATGTGGTGAGCACCGGGGTTTCGGTAGTCAGTTGGCCTGGCTGGTCCAAACGTAGTTCGTCCGCATATGCATAGCTTCCCAGTAAAAGAAGGCATAATGAGAGGAGATATCCTATAAATAGTCTCGTCATCAGAAGCCAAAATTAATATCAAAACAATTAAGTAGGTATAGTTTAAAATTAAATTTGCTTTAAAATCCGTGGAACGAGGATAGATGACCGGTAGCAGGAATTGCAAAAAAATGTATAACTTGGGGCTGTAGCCCATCTTCCCCATATATAAAGTTAACGACCATATGAAAAAACCGTTCATAGCCATCTTCTTATTAATAGGTCTTGCAGGCTGTAAGCCCAAAAAAGCTATCCAACTGAGAGAAGCCATCGATCAAAAAGAAAAAACAGCATTCAACATCGTGGTAGGTAAGGGCGGCGCCGAAGAACAGAAGCTGCAATGCCTCATCAAAGGCGACTTCCAGGGTGCGCTTGCAGCGCTGGACAGGGAGGAAAAAGACTTTGACCGGCTGATAGACAGCATCCGGGTACTGCCGGCAGCGGGTATTAAGCAGGGTGAGCCGCTGAAGGCGGCCGCTGTGGAATATTACACGGCGCTCAAGACGTTGCAGCTGTTTGACCGGAACGAGGTAGCCCAACAGGAAGCCGCCCGGCGGATGAAAGGCGATTCCGCCATGAACGCCTATAAAAAGATTTATGAGCTGAATGTGCAAAAGCAGGGGATGTATAAAAACGTGTATGAAAAGGATTCGGTGTTCCACGAGGCTAAGAAAAGGTTTAATGCGGAGCACGGGATCTGACCGGCTATAGTCCTTCTATATAACATTCGAAAAAAGGCCGCTCCTGGAAAAGCTGTGTGTAATTAAAGATAGCAGGTACTCCGGAGAATGATGTTTTTATATTGTTTTTTTCTTATATGATTTCTCCGGTTTTGTTGTGAGTGTCCTACGGAGAGAGAGCAATCGTAGGTACTTACTTTTGCAATAATATCATCTCGGAGCTGTTGTCTTCAGTGTTAATGGATCAATGGAGTTGATGCGGCGCTTCATAAAAGGAATAAGTCCCCGGTATATATTGATGTTGTGAGCCACGGTCAAGGAAATGGCAAAAAATGGAGAAGAGTTGGACCGCTGCAATTTGAAATTTCGTTTTTCTGTAATAGTACCTTTTTTCTCCGGTTGCGTTTTATTATTGAGAGACTTATGTACTGTTGAGATAAACAAATTTAATTGAAGCTTTCAAAAAACTTTAATGAAAAAGGAATTTGCTTTAGCAATTGATTATGGTGGCAACCATGATGACATATTCGATCGTTATACCAGTGAAATTGAACAATCGAGACAGCTGGGAAAGCCGGTTTTCGGGTTACGGGAGATCATGAATAAGGTGGATCTTATTAAGATGTTATTACGGCGTTTATCCGAAACGAAAGGCACTGAGAATGAAAATGAATTGATAGCTGGTGGTGTTGTTATAAAAAAGACCCTGGGATTACTCAAAAAGTGGATTATTTTATTTCTGAACAGGAGTAAAAATAGCAGTATAGTTTATCTTTTCAACTATGAACTCGATGATATAATCGGATATATAGCCGCAGAGAATATCCATAGCCGATCAATCGCGGTTATTGAAAGGGATTTTTCTTCTTTTTTTCTGATACAGAAAATTGATTTTGAAACTATTGTGAACGAGTGGGGAGATGATAGGTTCTCCCTGATGTCTAATGGCATAGTTGATCTGAGCAGTCAGGTGGTTGATAAACTTGTTGCTGAACTTCAGCCTACATTATTTTCTCCGTCGCCGATGGCTGTGAGGACTTTACGGCAGTCCCACCCATCAATGTCCGCTCAGATAGCCAACATCGCGCTGAAGTATGAAAGTACGAACGAGGGATTTATGCCAGACGGAGAGAATGTTGAGTACGTCTGGTCTGTTGATATTTGGATTGATACGAGGGATGCTGGCATCGCCAATAAATTTATGAATTTAATTTCTTCCACACTTTGTTATATTCCAAATGTTAAAATGGATATCCTAAGTGCTGGAGTTGGAAGCTTTTTTCAAAATTGTATTTTAAAAATGAAAGGATTTTTTGCGAAAGAGAAAACGAAAGAAATTTTTACCAAGGCGCAGAAAGCGGCGGAAGGATATGCCCTTGACAGGCATTTTGAGCCTTATGAAAAGATGAAAGCGGAACGAGAAAAAACACAGGAAGAGACAAAACGTATGATGTCGGAAGAGCAGACGAGGGAATACAATGAGCTGCTGCTCGAGGCAAAAAGAGAAGAAGTTAAAGCCATGAAGCTGGCTAATAAAAAGCAGGAAATGGAGATGGATGATATGTTGGTTGAGCGACTGGCAAGAGGGTTAGTTCAAATAGGTACTGATTTCCGAGTAGGCGCAAACGATCGATTGGCGATACAGCGGGAGAATGGTCGGCTTACAACGGGAGATATGCATGAAATTGATATAAGAGCGGAACGGCGCCAGATTGACGGAGGGCAGGATATTTCCCGTGATGCCTGAGTGAATTAATGA encodes:
- a CDS encoding efflux RND transporter periplasmic adaptor subunit, translating into MKRILMLMGLYALLCHTSCKSSKGEEKEEATKFLVTSPLKMDTTITREYVCQIRSIRNIELRAQEKGYLQGINVDEGQAVKSGQLLFKIMPKLYEAELAKSEAEAKAAAIEVQNTQSLADKNVVSKNELALANAKLQKANAELALAKVHLGFTDIRAPFDGIVDRLHLKLGSLVGEGDLLTTLSDNSHMWVYFNVSEPEYLDYQASLKSKGEVKVKLLMANKQVFKYPGVVETIEGEFNNETGNIAFRANFPNPDKLLRHGETGSILMDVPLKNALIIPQKATMEIMDKKYVFVVGKDNVVTLKAITIGAEMPDLYVVQEGLAENDKILLEGLRKVKDKDKITFDYEEPAKVISHLKLPTE